The DNA window AAGAGGAATTAATGAAGATCGAATGAATTCCAATATTTTAACTGATCTTTTGGGGCAGCTTagtttataataatttactaaataataacaaaaataaaataacaaaaatattgaatacaAATGCAACAAGAGAAAaagctatagtcgagttcgcCGACTaactgatacccgttactcagctagtggaagtgcgaagcagaaatcgactcggctattgatcctgatcaagaatgtATATATTTGACACGGTCGGAAACACTTTCATCTctctgttacatacttttgtCCAATCTAATATACCTtcttactctacgagtaaagggtataaatattgaatacaaatttaattaaaaacccaTCAACTCTCTGCACACTAtagtatatactatatattgtAATCCATATATCATATCTGCCGCCAGATCGAACGCGGTAATCAACCTGCAAGCCAAAAATCGACAAAATAAACCAGTAGTTTCTCTTATCGATTTACTCAAAACAAGTTTTGACTGATAGTAAACAACATTGTCGTACAAAAGTCAAGTGGTTATGATATTttgttcttatttatttttgtctaTACTAAAATGCCTTAAACAATAGTAAAGTTCTTGCTCTTGATGAACTCGATGATTTGGGCAGCACGAGAGCCATTCGCCTCCTCGTAGTAGGGCAGCTCCTTGATGCGCTGGATCCAGGCAGCCAGATCGGGATACTTGGTGGCATCCACCGGCAGGAACACCAAATTGCCGGTCATAGCGGCGATGACATGGAAATCGGCAATGGTCAGGTTATCGCCGGCCAAATAGTTGCCACTATCCAGGAACAGATTGAGGGACTTGTAGACACCCTCCAGGGCATCGATCCTCGCCTTTGGAATCTCCGTCTTGTTCTCCCAGAAGAGCGGGAAGCTGATGGCCCTTCCCGTCGAGGTGATCACACTGGAGTCGTAGTGCAGACGCTGATCGACGATGGCTCGCTTCTTCAGATCCTTGGGGTACAGCGAATCATTCCTGCCGTACTTGCTCACCAGGTACGAGTTTATGGCATGGCTGTCGGACAGGTAGAAGCCATTATCATCCAGGACGGGCACAGTGTGCAGCGGATTGATCTTGAGGAACTCCGGCTTCAGGTGCTCCTTCTCCAGCAGATTGACGATCTTGTAGTCGAAGTCCAGGTTCAAGGCCCTCAGGGTGAGCAGCACGGCGCGGACCGGAGGACTGCCGTCGATTCCGTAAAGCGTAAGTTTTCCCATTGCTGTATTGTGTATTGTAAGGCGTTTGGCGTTTGGCTACTAACTGCTTTATGACTGTCCCAACTTACGGCTTTATATAGCCGCTCAGGTGGTGCTCTTCAGTTAAGAGAGCTTTGCAACTCTGTGATGACTCTGCAGTTTGGCAAACTGAATGCTTGGAACGCTCATATCTCTTAGctgtcgtatacgtaatatttttgtatttcacGTTTTGGAGCTTTACAATATAAAGCTCTCTTGGCAACAATTTAAGcgtttatatttgtttactcATTTGGGATCAAAGAACCTTGCCATAGTTTAAACGATAAGATAGAAAATTGTGTTAGGCAATAAATCAGCCATTATCGGAACTATAATGTTTACAACCATAAAATCGatcttaaacattttaaattctcTTTCTGTTACAGATTCTctcttatttttgttttcttcaaAATCTAGTCAACcgaagaaatataatattatttgtattatgatttaaaaaaaatatttttatttaaatttcagttaaaatacatttttgatttaaatttgtttaatacaAATAACTATTGCTCCAACTTTAAGACGGGTTTCAACAAATTGATGTACTTATTCAAGCCCCGCAGATTGTCCTCCTCATAATGGGGCAACTTCGCGAGGCGTTGGAGCCAAGCAGCCACCTTTGGATACCTTTCCTCATCGAGATCAAGGACAGCGGCCAGTGAGGATGCAGTGGCTCCGCAGCAGAAATCAGCTATGGTCAGCTGCGAACCGGTCAAATAGGGATTATGCCCCAGAAAGTTCTCCAAGTGGCCATATGCATCTTTGATG is part of the Drosophila yakuba strain Tai18E2 chromosome 2R, Prin_Dyak_Tai18E2_2.1, whole genome shotgun sequence genome and encodes:
- the LOC6531095 gene encoding glutathione S-transferase 1, whose translation is MGKLTLYGIDGSPPVRAVLLTLRALNLDFDYKIVNLLEKEHLKPEFLKINPLHTVPVLDDNGFYLSDSHAINSYLVSKYGRNDSLYPKDLKKRAIVDQRLHYDSSVITSTGRAISFPLFWENKTEIPKARIDALEGVYKSLNLFLDSGNYLAGDNLTIADFHVIAAMTGNLVFLPVDATKYPDLAAWIQRIKELPYYEEANGSRAAQIIEFIKSKNFTIV